A section of the Roseovarius sp. W115 genome encodes:
- the queC gene encoding 7-cyano-7-deazaguanine synthase QueC, whose amino-acid sequence MDTIVICSGGLDSVSLVHKVAAEQNLRGLLSFDYGQRHVKEVAYAAACAERLGVPHKVVDIANVGAALSGSALTDDVDVPDGHYAEDTMKLTIVPNRNAIMLTIAFGMAAAEKADAVAAAVHGGDHFIYPDCRPDFINAFQAMQDHALEGVAEIKLYTPFVEISKADIVTEGARHGTPFAETWSCYKGGEVHCGRCGTCVERREAFHLAGVADPTEYADTEFWKSAVGVA is encoded by the coding sequence ATGGATACGATTGTGATCTGCTCTGGCGGGCTTGATTCCGTGTCGCTGGTCCACAAGGTGGCGGCGGAGCAGAATTTGCGCGGGCTTCTCTCGTTCGACTATGGCCAGCGGCATGTGAAGGAAGTCGCGTATGCCGCGGCTTGTGCTGAGCGCCTTGGCGTGCCGCATAAGGTGGTGGATATTGCGAATGTGGGTGCAGCCCTGAGCGGCTCTGCTTTGACCGACGATGTCGATGTGCCCGATGGCCATTACGCCGAAGACACGATGAAGCTCACCATCGTGCCCAACCGCAACGCAATCATGCTGACCATCGCCTTTGGCATGGCCGCCGCAGAAAAGGCAGACGCTGTTGCGGCAGCGGTGCATGGCGGGGATCATTTCATCTATCCCGACTGCCGACCCGATTTCATAAACGCGTTTCAGGCCATGCAGGATCATGCGCTGGAAGGTGTGGCCGAGATCAAGCTCTACACGCCTTTTGTTGAGATCAGCAAAGCCGACATCGTCACCGAAGGCGCGCGGCACGGCACGCCCTTTGCCGAGACCTGGTCCTGTTATAAGGGCGGTGAAGTGCATTGTGGACGCTGTGGCACCTGTGTGGAGCGGCGCGAGGCGTTTCACCTGGCCGGGGTCGCAGATCCAACCGAATACGCCGACACCGAGTTCTGGAAATCTGCCGTGGGGGTTGCGTGA
- a CDS encoding MATE family efflux transporter, whose amino-acid sequence MQARLTYSQHARATLKLGLPLVGSHVAQMAITLTDAVMLGWYSVEALAAEVLGGTLFYTLFLVGSGFAWAVMPMVAAAAASGDETQIRRVARMGGWASMMFAALVMPIMLFAEPIFVSMGQDTGVSALAGDYAELVGLALIPSLLVMVLKSYLAALERTQIVLWVTVGAVGLNVLVNYAFIFGNWGAPELGVRGAALASLITTTVSFIVLAIYATRVEPEHALFTRIWRPDWEALGQVFRLGWPIGMTSLAETGLFAASTLMMGWLGTIPLAAHGIAMQVASVTFMVHLGLSNAATVRTGQAFGRGDGPGLRDGAKVVLGLSMAFALITVVILLVMPEPLISLFLDPDEPDRAAVIGVGVGLLAAAALFQLMDGGQVMALGLLRGVQDTRAPMIIATISYWIVGVPVSYLFGFTWGWGGVGIWLGLAVGLALAAVLLLVRFWGWSGRNVGARVLQEDPETAT is encoded by the coding sequence ATGCAAGCTCGCCTCACATATAGCCAACATGCGCGCGCAACGCTCAAGCTGGGCCTGCCCTTGGTGGGCAGCCATGTGGCGCAGATGGCCATCACGCTCACCGATGCGGTGATGCTGGGCTGGTACTCGGTCGAGGCGCTGGCCGCCGAAGTGCTGGGCGGGACGCTGTTTTATACGCTCTTTCTGGTTGGATCCGGTTTTGCCTGGGCGGTGATGCCGATGGTAGCCGCCGCCGCGGCGTCGGGGGATGAAACCCAAATCCGCCGCGTGGCGCGCATGGGCGGCTGGGCCTCGATGATGTTTGCAGCACTGGTGATGCCGATCATGCTGTTTGCCGAACCCATCTTCGTGTCCATGGGGCAGGATACGGGCGTGTCCGCCTTGGCGGGGGACTATGCCGAACTGGTTGGCCTTGCGCTGATCCCGTCGCTTCTGGTGATGGTGCTGAAATCCTATCTCGCCGCGCTGGAGCGCACGCAGATCGTGCTGTGGGTGACGGTCGGCGCTGTGGGGCTGAACGTGTTGGTCAACTACGCCTTCATCTTTGGCAACTGGGGCGCGCCGGAATTGGGTGTACGCGGGGCCGCACTGGCCTCATTGATCACCACCACAGTCTCTTTCATTGTTCTGGCCATCTATGCCACGCGCGTGGAGCCGGAACATGCGCTTTTCACCCGCATCTGGCGCCCGGACTGGGAGGCACTGGGACAGGTCTTTCGCCTCGGCTGGCCGATTGGGATGACAAGCCTGGCCGAGACTGGTCTCTTCGCGGCCTCAACACTCATGATGGGCTGGTTGGGGACCATCCCACTGGCCGCGCACGGCATTGCGATGCAAGTCGCCTCGGTCACGTTCATGGTGCATCTGGGTCTCTCCAACGCGGCCACGGTGCGCACTGGCCAAGCCTTTGGGCGTGGGGACGGACCGGGACTGCGTGATGGGGCCAAGGTGGTTCTGGGCCTGTCGATGGCTTTTGCACTGATCACCGTGGTGATCCTTCTGGTGATGCCAGAACCGCTCATCTCGCTTTTCCTAGATCCCGATGAGCCAGACCGCGCCGCGGTGATTGGCGTGGGGGTAGGCCTTCTGGCGGCGGCGGCGCTCTTTCAGCTGATGGACGGAGGGCAGGTCATGGCACTGGGCCTGTTGCGCGGGGTGCAGGACACGCGCGCACCGATGATCATCGCCACGATCAGCTACTGGATTGTGGGCGTGCCCGTCTCTTATCTCTTTGGCTTCACATGGGGATGGGGCGGCGTTGGCATCTGGCTGGGTCTGGCTGTTGGGTTGGCCTTGGCGGCGGTGCTGCTCCTGGTGCGGTTCTGGGGCTGGTCGGGGCGCAATGTGGGCGCGCGGGTCTTGCAAGAGGACCCAGAGACCGCTACATAG